One stretch of Zingiber officinale cultivar Zhangliang chromosome 6B, Zo_v1.1, whole genome shotgun sequence DNA includes these proteins:
- the LOC121988554 gene encoding transcription termination factor MTEF18, mitochondrial-like isoform X2, with amino-acid sequence MRFALPSRRLFSRRLCTLPQKLNNVSYLYRDRVLKEAQCLLTDYLHSARAISFSHADSIVSYAPFSLSALVSKIPFPPNTAANDFKRFLRRFFSYRPVNEYEFFFESIGLSPSSSSLAASTYRSYFLSDDASLLAAVSALVGFGFPWRKLGILYSEDPRIFSVDANSLVARLCALDARGFHRVCIISICLAFPSALCAEADPGGEIDLLFQDLRKAFIDFDLAGLVPEDDVDVFLHTCRKIRVFYDLGATKGTMGELMGRNRKIFLELDEALIAQKLKFFINLGMEAAEAGHFILKHADLFYLDFDNPTIVMPEYLKCIGLDEDEVNLLCRKYPYVMGKNKLRNLPAMMKAMNLHKQFLGKILNGNLHYLSSEFVLATSHYTALESGFLQGLERLKRARKVQFLDSKLEFMQSIGFGENTLTVKSMSLINISAKDQLQERIDCLLQLGIEYSMLCRMIIAKPIILNQCKEMLHEKF; translated from the exons ATGCGCTTCGCATTGCCTTCTAGGCGGCTCTTCTCCCGCCGCCTCTGCACACTGCCTCAAAAGCTCAATAACGTATCCTACCTCTACCGCGACCGTGTCCTCAAGGAGGCACAGTGCTTGCTCACCGACTACCTCCACTCAGCCCGCGCCATCTCCTTCTCCCACGCTGACTCTATCGTCTCCTACGCCCCCTTTTCGCTCTCCGCCCTGGTCTCCAAGATCCCTTTCCCGCCAAACACCGCCGCCAACGACTTTAAGCGCTTCCTCCGCCGCTTCTTTTCCTACCGTCCCGTCAACGAGTACGAGTTTTTCTTCGAGAGCATTGGCCTCtcaccctcctcctcctccctcgcTGCGTCCACCTACCGTAGTTACTTCCTCTCAGATGATGCCTCGCTCCTCGCTGCTGTCTCGGCGCTCGTCGGCTTTGGCTTTCCTTGGAGGAAACTCGGCATCCTGTACAGCGAGGATCCCCGCATTTTTTCGGTAGATGCCAACAGTCTCGTCGCCAGGCTCTGCGCCCTCGATGCCCGGGGTTTCCATCGTGTATGCATCATCAGCATTTGCCTTGCTTTCCCCTCCGCGCTGTGTGCAGAAGCTGACCCTGGCGGTGAGATTGATCTACTGTTTCAGGATTTGAGAAAGGCCTTCATCGACTTTGATCTCGCTGGATTGGTCCCTGAAGACGATGTGGATGTTTTCCTTCACACGTGCAGGAAGATTCGTGTGTTCTATGATCTGGGTGCTACAAAAGGGACGATGGGCGAGCTGATGGGTAGAAATCGGAAGATATTCCTGGAGCTGGACGAGGCGTTAATAGctcaaaaattgaaatttttcatcAATTTAGGAATGGAGGCTGCTGAAGCTGGGCATTTCATTCTTAAACATGCTGATCTTTTTTATCTCGATTTTGACAATCCTACCATTGTGATGCCAGAGTATCTAAAGTGCATTGGTTTGGATGAGGATGAAGTCAATTTGTTGTGTCGGAAGTATCCTTATGTGATGGGCAAGAATAAATTAAGAAATTTGCCAGCGATGATGAAAGCCATGAATCTGCACAAGCAGTTCCTAGGCAAGATCTTGAATGGGAATCTCCATTATCTCTCTTCTGAATTTGTTCTTGCTACCTCTCATTACACAGCACTAGAGAGTGGGTTTCTGCAAGGTTTGGAAAGGCTGAAACGTGCCAGGAAAGTGCAGTTTCTTGACAGTAAACTAGAATTCATGCAAAGTATTGGATTTGGGGAGAATACGCTCACAGTTAAATCCATGTCACTGATCAATATTAGCGCAAAGGACCAATTGCAGGAGCGCATCGATTGCCTTCTCCAGCTGGGTATTGAGTACTCCATGCTTTGTCGAATGATAATTGCAAAACCAATTATATTGAATCAGTGCAAAGAAATGCTCCATGAGAAG TTTTGA
- the LOC121988554 gene encoding transcription termination factor MTEF18, mitochondrial-like isoform X1 gives MRFALPSRRLFSRRLCTLPQKLNNVSYLYRDRVLKEAQCLLTDYLHSARAISFSHADSIVSYAPFSLSALVSKIPFPPNTAANDFKRFLRRFFSYRPVNEYEFFFESIGLSPSSSSLAASTYRSYFLSDDASLLAAVSALVGFGFPWRKLGILYSEDPRIFSVDANSLVARLCALDARGFHRVCIISICLAFPSALCAEADPGGEIDLLFQDLRKAFIDFDLAGLVPEDDVDVFLHTCRKIRVFYDLGATKGTMGELMGRNRKIFLELDEALIAQKLKFFINLGMEAAEAGHFILKHADLFYLDFDNPTIVMPEYLKCIGLDEDEVNLLCRKYPYVMGKNKLRNLPAMMKAMNLHKQFLGKILNGNLHYLSSEFVLATSHYTALESGFLQGLERLKRARKVQFLDSKLEFMQSIGFGENTLTVKSMSLINISAKDQLQERIDCLLQLGIEYSMLCRMIIAKPIILNQCKEMLHEKVNFLCNDLGFSLEYLDIFPAFLSFDLENRTKPRYKMLKWLKELGLLKKPFAPATVLANSERRFMVNLYSIHPAAPKQCSDLCSLEGKLLHRNLSKQLYLAEIEKASLCHSS, from the exons ATGCGCTTCGCATTGCCTTCTAGGCGGCTCTTCTCCCGCCGCCTCTGCACACTGCCTCAAAAGCTCAATAACGTATCCTACCTCTACCGCGACCGTGTCCTCAAGGAGGCACAGTGCTTGCTCACCGACTACCTCCACTCAGCCCGCGCCATCTCCTTCTCCCACGCTGACTCTATCGTCTCCTACGCCCCCTTTTCGCTCTCCGCCCTGGTCTCCAAGATCCCTTTCCCGCCAAACACCGCCGCCAACGACTTTAAGCGCTTCCTCCGCCGCTTCTTTTCCTACCGTCCCGTCAACGAGTACGAGTTTTTCTTCGAGAGCATTGGCCTCtcaccctcctcctcctccctcgcTGCGTCCACCTACCGTAGTTACTTCCTCTCAGATGATGCCTCGCTCCTCGCTGCTGTCTCGGCGCTCGTCGGCTTTGGCTTTCCTTGGAGGAAACTCGGCATCCTGTACAGCGAGGATCCCCGCATTTTTTCGGTAGATGCCAACAGTCTCGTCGCCAGGCTCTGCGCCCTCGATGCCCGGGGTTTCCATCGTGTATGCATCATCAGCATTTGCCTTGCTTTCCCCTCCGCGCTGTGTGCAGAAGCTGACCCTGGCGGTGAGATTGATCTACTGTTTCAGGATTTGAGAAAGGCCTTCATCGACTTTGATCTCGCTGGATTGGTCCCTGAAGACGATGTGGATGTTTTCCTTCACACGTGCAGGAAGATTCGTGTGTTCTATGATCTGGGTGCTACAAAAGGGACGATGGGCGAGCTGATGGGTAGAAATCGGAAGATATTCCTGGAGCTGGACGAGGCGTTAATAGctcaaaaattgaaatttttcatcAATTTAGGAATGGAGGCTGCTGAAGCTGGGCATTTCATTCTTAAACATGCTGATCTTTTTTATCTCGATTTTGACAATCCTACCATTGTGATGCCAGAGTATCTAAAGTGCATTGGTTTGGATGAGGATGAAGTCAATTTGTTGTGTCGGAAGTATCCTTATGTGATGGGCAAGAATAAATTAAGAAATTTGCCAGCGATGATGAAAGCCATGAATCTGCACAAGCAGTTCCTAGGCAAGATCTTGAATGGGAATCTCCATTATCTCTCTTCTGAATTTGTTCTTGCTACCTCTCATTACACAGCACTAGAGAGTGGGTTTCTGCAAGGTTTGGAAAGGCTGAAACGTGCCAGGAAAGTGCAGTTTCTTGACAGTAAACTAGAATTCATGCAAAGTATTGGATTTGGGGAGAATACGCTCACAGTTAAATCCATGTCACTGATCAATATTAGCGCAAAGGACCAATTGCAGGAGCGCATCGATTGCCTTCTCCAGCTGGGTATTGAGTACTCCATGCTTTGTCGAATGATAATTGCAAAACCAATTATATTGAATCAGTGCAAAGAAATGCTCCATGAGAAGGTGAATTTCCTTTGCAACGACTTAGGTTTTTCATTAGAGTATCTTGATATTTTCCCTGCTTTTCTTAGTTTTGATCTGGAGAACAGAACCAAGCCACGATATAAAATGCTAAAGTGGCTTAAAGAACTCGGCTTGCTCAAGAAGCCTTTTGCCCCTGCTACTGTTCTTGCAAATTCTGAGAGGAGATTCATGGTTAACCTCTATAGTATCCATCCAGCTGCTCCTAAACAATG CTCTGACCTTTGTTCTTTGGAGGGCAAGCTACTTCATAGGAATTTATCAAAGCAGCTTTACCTTGCTGAAATAGAAAAAGCATCTTTGTGTCATTCATCTTGA
- the LOC121988553 gene encoding transcription termination factor MTEF18, mitochondrial-like, producing MGCGLINPTFDKPYNPSTYPLFRCRDILRPCSMRFTSSSRRLLSRFLCTLPKKLDNVHLYLRERVVKEAQCWLTDYLHTTRAIPLSHADSIISHAPFSLSAFVAQVPFPSLAARAHADLNRTFRRFLTYHPLNEYEFFFESIGLPPSSYSTAASTYPSYFLSDDALLLAVASALVHYGFPWTKLGLLYREEPRIFSSDSDRLIARLGALEARGFHRACIIGICLAFPSALSADADPGGEIDRLFQYLNKVFLNFDLSDSVPENNLQIFLRVCRNIRVFYDLDSRKGTMGELMCKNLRNIFLELDDALIAQKLKFFIKLGMEASDAGHFILKHVDLFNIDFDNPTIVMPEYLKCIGLDEDEVKLLCRKYPYVMGKNKLGNLPATMKAMNLHKRFLGKILNGNHHYLLSGFVLAGSHDTALDSGFHQGLERLKCAKRGQFLDKKVEFLLSIGFGENKLTLRSIAALKGPNDQLQERFDCLLELGIEYSVLCGMVNAKPLILNQCKDTFHEKVNFLCKDAGYSLEYLEKFPAFLCFGLENRTKPRFKMLEWLKELGLLKKLLAPSTFLTHSERRFMTFLYSVHPAAPKQWLERYSCRRDKDANKNTLFVRVHKNQA from the coding sequence ATGGGCTGTGGGCTAATCAATCCGACATTTGATAAACCCTACAATCCCTCGACTTATCCTCTCTTTCGCTGTCGCGATATCCTTCGGCCCTGCTCGATGCGCTTCACCTCGTCCTCCCGGCGGCTGCTCTCCCGTTTCCTCTGCACGCTGCCGAAGAAACTTGACAACGTCCACCTCTACCTCCGCGAGCGTGTCGTCAAGGAGGCGCAGTGCTGGCTCACCGACTACCTCCACACCACCCGCGCCATCCCCTTATCCCACGCCGACTCCATAATTTCCCACGCCCCCTTCTCCCTCTCCGCCTTCGTCGCCCAGGTCCCCTTCCCTTCGCTCGCTGCACGCGCTCACGCGGACTTGAATCGCACCTTCCGCCGCTTCCTAACGTACCACCCCCTCAACGAGTACGAATTTTTTTTCGAGAGCATCGGCCTCCCTCCCTCCTCCTACTCCACTGCTGCCTCTACCTACCCCAGTTACTTCCTTTCCGATGACGCTTTGCTCCTTGCTGTAGCCTCGGCGCTCGTGCACTACGGCTTCCCATGGACGAAGCTCGGCCTCCTCTACCGTGAGGAGCCCCGCATCTTTTCATCAGACTCCGACAGACTTATTGCCAGGCTCGGCGCCCTCGAGGCCCGTGGCTTTCACCGTGCATGCATCATCGGAATTTGCCTTGCTTTCCCCTCCGCGCTGAGTGCAGATGCTGACCCGGGCGGCGAAATCGATCGCTTGTTTCAGTATCTGAACAAGGTCTTCCTCAACTTCGATCTATCAGACTCCGTCCCGGAAAACAATCTGCAAATCTTCCTCCGCGTGTGTAGGAATATTCGTGTGTTCTATGATTTGGATTCTAGAAAGGGAACGATGGGCGAGCTGATGTGCAAGAACCTTCGGAATATATTTCTTGAGCTGGATGATGCCTTAATAGCCCAAAAATTGAAGTTTTTCATCAAATTAGGAATGGAGGCTTCTGACGCTGGGCATTTCATTCTTAAACATGTTGATCTTTTCAATATCGACTTCGACAATCCAACCATTGTGATGCCAGAGTATCTAAAGTGCATTGGTTTGGATGAGGATGAAGTCAAGTTGTTGTGTCGGAAGTATCCTTATGTGATGGGCAAGAATAAATTAGGGAATTTGCCGGCAACAATGAAAGCCATGAATCTACACAAGCGGTTCCTAGGCAAGATCTTGAATGGGAATCACCATTATCTCTTATCTGGATTTGTTCTTGCTGGCTCTCATGACACAGCATTAGATAGTGGGTTTCATCAAGGTCTGGAAAGGCTAAAATGTGCAAAGAGGGGGCAATTCTTGGACAAGAAAGTGGAATTCTTGCTGAGTATCGGATTTGGGGAGAATAAGTTGACACTCAGATCCATTGCAGCACTCAAAGGCCCAAACGACCAATTGCAAGAGCGCTTCGATTGCCTTCTTGAGCTGGGTATTGAGTACTCTGTGCTTTGTGGAATGGTAAATGCAAAACCCCTTATATTGAATCAGTGCAAAGATACCTTCCATGAGAAGGTGAATTTCCTTTGCAAAGACGCAGGCTACTCGTTGGAGTACCTTGAAAAGTTCCCTGCTTTTCTTTGTTTTGGTCTGGAGAACAGAACTAAGCCAAGATTTAAAATGCTAGAGTGGCTTAAAGAACTTGGCTTGCTGAAGAAGCTTCTCGCCCCATCCACCTTCCTTACACATTCTGAGAGGAGATTCATGACTTTCCTCTATAGTGTTCATCCAGCTGCTCCTAAACAGTGGCTGGAGCGCTATTCATGCAGACGTGACAAAGATGCAAATAAAAATACCTTATTTGTGCGTGTGCATAAAAATCAGGCTTAA
- the LOC121988555 gene encoding transcription termination factor MTEF18, mitochondrial-like: MRFASPSRRMFCRLLCTLPQKLNNVHFLLRDRVLKEARCWLTEYLHSDRAIPFSHADSIVSHAPFSLSAFLSQVPFPSNTARADLKRIFRRFLTYHPLDEYDFFFESIGLPPSSSSSSSSAASAYPSYFLSDDSLLLAAVSALVHYGFPWTKLGLLYREEPRIFSSDSDRLISRLSALESRGFHRACIIGICLAFPSALSADADPGGEIDHLFQYLNKVFLDFDLSQSVPENNVDIFLQVCRNIRVFYDLDSRKETMGELMCKNLRKIFLELDAALIAQKLKFFINLGMEASEAGHFILKHADIFNTDLENPSILMPEYLKSIGLKKDNVATLSGSFPYVMGKNKLGNLPATLKAMNLHNWFLGKILNGNLHYLSPEFILTSSHNTSSENGFRHGLERLKSARMNLYLDKKVEFLLSIGFGENELTLRSVSALQGPNDQLQGRFDCIQGLGIEYSTLCRMINAKPLILNLCKDTVREKVNFLCNDLGYSLEHLENFPAFLSYGLESRTKPRFKMLDWLKELGLLKKHLAPSTFLSYSEREFITFLYSVHPAAPKQWLECYLSRGDNGNQRTLFMPCRGHKNPA; the protein is encoded by the coding sequence ATGCGCTTCGCCTCGCCTTCCCGGCGGATGTTCTGCCGCCTCCTCTGCACGCTGCCGCAGAAACTCAACAACGTGCATTTCCTCCTCCGCGACCGTGTCCTTAAGGAGGCGCGGTGCTGGCTCACGGAGTACCTCCACTCTGATCGCGCCATCCCCTTCTCCCACGCCGACTCCATCGTCTCACACGCCCCATTCTCCCTCTCCGCCTTCCTCTCCCAGGTCCCCTTCCCATCGAACACCGCTCGCGCGGACTTGAAGCGCATCTTCCGCCGCTTCCTCACATACCACCCCCTCGACGAGTACGACTTTTTTTTCGAGAGCATCGGCcttcctccctcctcttcctcctcctcctcctctgccgCCTCCGCTTATCCCAGTTACTTCCTTTCCGACGACTCCTTGCTCCTTGCCGCAGTCTCCGCGCTCGTGCACTACGGCTTCCCTTGGACAAAGCTCGGCCTCCTCTACCGTGAGGAGCCCCGCATCTTTTCATCAGATTCCGACAGACTTATTTCCAGGCTCAGCGCCCTCGAGTCCCGTGGCTTTCATCGCGCATGCATCATCGGCATTTGCCTTGCTTTCCCCTCCGCGCTGAGTGCAGATGCTGACCCTGGTGGCGAAATCGATCACTTGTTTCAGTATCTGAATAAGGTCTTCCTCGACTTCGATCTTTCACAATCCGTCCCGGAAAACAATGTGGACATCTTCCTCCAGGTGTGTAGGAATATTCGTGTGTTCTATGATTTGGATTCTAGAAAGGAAACGATGGGCGAGCTGATGTGCAAGAACCTTCGGAAGATATTTCTTGAGCTGGATGCTGCGTTAATAGCTCAAAAATTGAAGTTTTTCATCAATTTAGGGATGGAGGCTTCTGAAGCTGGGCATTTCATTCTTAAACATGCTGATATTTTCAATACCGATTTGGAAAACCCTAGCATTTTGATGCCAGAGTATCTCAAATCCATTGGTTTGAAAAAGGATAATGTTGCTACGCTGTCTGGGAGCTTTCCTTATGTGATGGGCAAGAATAAATTAGGGAATTTGCCGGCTACCTTGAAAGCCATGAATCTGCACAATTGGTTCCTAGGCAAGATCTTGAATGGGAATCTCCATTATCTCTCACCTGAATTTATTCTAACTAGCTCTCATAACACATCATCAGAGAATGGGTTTCGTCATGGTTTGGAAAGGCTAAAATCAGCAAGGATGAATCTGTATTTGGACAAGAAAGTGGAATTCTTGCTGAGTATCGGATTTGGGGAGAATGAGCTGACACTCAGATCCGTATCAGCACTCCAAGGCCCAAACGACCAACTGCAGGGGCGCTTCGATTGCATTCAGGGGCTGGGTATTGAGTACTCCACGCTTTGTAGGATGATAAATGCAAAACCCCTTATATTGAATCTGTGCAAAGATACCGTCCGTGAGAAAGTGAATTTCCTTTGCAATGACTTGGGCTACTCGTTGGAGCACCTTGAAAATTTCCCTGCTTTTCTGAGTTATGGTCTGGAGAGCCGAACTAAGCCAAGATTTAAAATGCTAGATTGGCTTAAAGAACTTGGCTTGCTGAAAAAGCATCTTGCGCCATCCACCTTCCTTTCATATTCTGAGAGGGAATTCATCACTTTCCTCTATAGTGTCCATCCAGCTGCTCCTAAGCAGTGGCTGGAGTGCTACTTATCGAGAGGGGACAATGGAAATCAAAGAACCTTATTTATGCCTTGCCGCGGGCATAAGAATCCTGCTTAA